TACATGGAACCGGTTGGATGTTGAGCTTGCTGAGGAGTGCGAGGGTGTGCCAATCATACCGCGCGTAACGTCGATCTCAATTGATCCGGAAGATGATCAGACCATCTATGCAGGGATTGAGATTGACGGGTTACGTCTCTCCACCGATGGGGGTGAGACATGGGTAGAGCGAAGTGATGGACTAAGCAGCCTTGACATTCATGGGCTGACGGTTGTCCCCGGCGATCGCAAGGCACTCGTTGCTGCGACAAATAACGATGTATGTGTTACGACAGACATGAACGAATGGACACCACTCAGTGTCGGGGACGGGTTCCCTTGGCCCTATTGTCGCGCGGCGATGTATGTTCCGATGAACGGTACAGGCCGAGTTTATATTGGAGCCGGAAACGGTCCTCCTGGAGATGAAGGCGGACTGTTCTACACCGATAACCTCGGCAAATCGTGGGAACGCGCCGATCTTGGATTGACAGCCAACAGCACAATCTGGTGTTTGGCACGTCAGCCGGAGGTGCCCGGCTGGTTGTTCGCTTGTAGCGTCAACGGTCAGCTTTTCCGCAGCGCCGATGATGGTGCGTCGTGGTCCAAGCTTTCACATGAATTCGGTGAAGTCCGTGCGCTAGCAATTGTGGCGTAAGGAGAGTTAGTGCGCTTACTGAAACTCCCTCTGAATCTAAACCAAAACGTAGGGAACAGCAATCGTTGTTCCCTACTTGGATACTTGGGTTATCAAATCTCCTCAGTGGAGATTCCGTTCTTTAGAGCGGGGAGGAAATTGCACCTCTTTTTTGTTGAAAAAAACAGTGTGAATCGGGTACAATCGCATTGGCTTTTGTGGAAGAGTGTTTGCGGAACCAGAAAGTTGAATCGCAATGGTTAAAACATACCAATACCGAATCTATCCGACGACTAAACAACGTAAGACGCTTGATGCTATTCTTGAAGGATGTCAAACGCTTTACAACCAAGCTCTGGCTATGTGGAAACAAGCCTACCAAAAGCATGGCGAATCCTTGAGTTACAAGATACAAGCCAATCACCTAACACCTTGTTGACGAAAGTGAATCCCAAGGATACCTCTCAGAAATGCTCAGGTTGTGATACGGTTGTCAAGAAATCACTATCCGTTAGAATACCTAATTGTCCAGATTGTGGTCTCCAGTTAGACCGTGACCACAATGCTGCGATAAACATCAAAAAGGCGACTGTCGCCTTGCGTGGAGGTGCGGTGGTAGCAAACACCCCCGAAAAATCCCGATTTATCGGGAACAGAAGCGCGAAACCTTGTAAGTCCCGGGAAACGGGCAACAAGCCTCAATCCTTTAGGGAGGGGTAACTGACTTGATATTTAGAGGTAGATTTGGTATACTTCAGCTGCGCGGAGTGATATTGATTCAAGAAAAATAAACTTTTAGCCATCAAGAAACGTCACTCCCTAAGTATCACCCGGAATCTTTTGTAGATATAGAAGAGAGGTTAAGTGCTGTGAATAAGAGTGCGAAAAGTATTGTGGTTTGGTTGATTATGGCGTCATTTGTTGCCTATGCCATGTACCACTTTTTAAGTTCAGGTAAGGAAAAGGTACATCAGCTTGCGGCATCGGAATTTTATGCCTATCTGCGACAACCAAATAGCAAGGACCTATTTGAAGGAAAAATCGAAATCGGTAAAGAGTGGATCAAAGGAAAATTCAAGGATCCACAGCCCATTCTAGATCTGGATGAAATGCGTGGAGGTAGAGGAGAACCAGCAACGTTTCAGGAATTTCGGACCAGTCGTGATATTTACTCTGAATACCCACTTCAAGAAAAACTTGTTGAGTACCAAATTCCATTTGATAACGAACGTTCATCGGCTGTTCCCCAGTGGATTGTAATCTTCGGTTCGACAATCTTGCCGATCTTGCTCTTCCTAGGGATCATGATCTTCATTTCAAGGCAGATGCAAGGCACAGGTAATCGAGCGTTATCGTTTGGAAAAAGCCGCGCTCGGCTTCATTCTGAAAGCGAATCGAAAATTACCTTTGCCAATGTCGCTGGCTGCGATGAGGCGAAAGAAGGGCTAGAAGAAGTAATCCAGTTCCTGAAAGATCCGAAGAAATTTCAGCGACTCGGTGGACGTATTCCAAAAGGGGTTCTGTTGATGGGACCGCCGGGCACCGGAAAAACCTTACTTGCGCGTGCTGTCGCCGGGGAAGCTAATGTCCCATTCTACAGTATCAGCGGATCCGATTTCGTTGAAATGTTTGTAGGGGTCGGTGCTTCCCGGGTTCGGGATCTGTTTGAGACGGGAAAGAAGAATGCACCCTGCATCATCTTTATTGACGAACTAGATGCCGTTGGACGACATCGTGGCGCAGGCATCGGTGGTGGGCATGATGAGCGCGAACAGACCTTAAACCAGCTTCTCGTGGAGATGGATGGATTCGATACTTCCGAGGGTGTGATTCTCATTGCTGCAACAAACCGCCCCGATGTGTTAGATCCGGCGCTCCTCCGACCGGGACGTTTTGATCGCCAAATTGTCGTTGACCTCCCTGATGTCAAAGGGCGTGAAGATATTTTCAAAGTCCATACAGCGAACATTGAAACGGACCCAGATGTGGACTTGGAGAGACTCGCGAAGGCGACCCCCTACTTTTCGGGGGCAGACATCGAGAATATGGTGAACGAAGCCGCTTTGCTTGCAGCCAAAGAGGACAAAGATTCTGTTGAAATGATTTTCTTTGATGAGGCCAAAGACCGTGTACTGATGGGACCCGAACGTCGTAGCCTCATTATTAGTGATGATGATAGACGGGTCACCGCATACCATGAGGCAGGACATGCCTTATTGCGACACGTTATTCCCGAAAATGACCCGAACTATAAAGCCACCATTATTCCTCGTGGGCGATCGCTCGGTGTTTCAGTGGCGCTTCCGATTCAAGAACGTCGTAACTTCAACAAAAAATATCTCCTTGGCAGTATTACCACCGCGCTCGGTGGACGCGTTGCCGAAGAACTCATCTTTGGTGAATTGACCACGGGGGCGCAGAACGACTTTGAACAAGCAACCGATATTGCCCGTAAGATGGTTACGCAATGGGGCATGAGCGATCTTGGACCGCTCTCCTTCGGACGACGTGAAGAGCAGGTTTTTTTGGGCAAAGAGATCGCGCATCACCAAGATTATAGCGACAAGACAGCCATTGAAATTGATGAAGCTGTCCATGGCATTGTTATGGAGTGCTATAATAGGGCGAGAAACCTCATTGAAACGCACCTTGATGGGTTGAAGAAGCTAGCTGATGAGTTGCTCGAACGCGAAACACTCATCACAGAAGATATTGAAGAGATACTTGGGCCCCGTCCTCAACTTTCTCCGATTGCATCATGAATTGTCGAGGAAAATCGATTACTTTCGGGGAACGTACATGGATCATGGGCATCCTCAACGTCACCCCGGATTCCTTCTCTGACGGTGGTCGCTATCTCGATACCAACCGCGCGATTGCCTACGCCCACCAGATGATCGAAGATGGTGCGGACATTATCGACATCGGCGGCGAATCTTCTCGCCCGGGAGCCTTACCTGTCTCCACAGATGAAGAGTTAGCCCGTGTCCTACCCGTGATTGAAGCCCTTGCAAACGGAACGGAAGCACTGCTTTCGATTGACACCTATAAACCCATTGTTGCACGTAGTGCGCTTCAAGCAGGCGCACATATTGTCAACGATATTACGGCGCTAAGTGACGCAGATATGGCGGGAGTTGTTATGGAGATGGGCGCTGGGTTGATTCTCATGCACATGAAAGGCGTTCCCCGCACAATGCAGCGCTCGCCGGTGTATAGCGATCTAATCCCTGAGGTCTTGACTTTTCTCCGACAACGGATTGATAAAGCGCAAGCAGAGGGAGTTTGTCCCGGTCGGATTATGATTGATCCCGGTATCGGATTTGGTAAAACCGCCGAACATAATCTGGAGATTTTACGCTGTCTCGATGCGTTTCAGAGCCTAGATAAGCCCATCCTTATTGGTACTTCCAGAAAATCATTCATTGGCAAGATTCTTAATCTGCCCAATCCGGATGATCGGGTGGAAGGCACCGCTGCGACGGTCGCGTGGGCGATTGCCCACGGTGCAGATGTCGTTCGCGTCCACGATGTAAAGGCAATGTGTCAAATTGCCCAAATGACAGATGCGATTCATCGTCGAACAGATTAAAATCCCTCCCAAAAAACTGAAGATTCGGTTGTCTACATACAACGAATCAAAGGCGCAACATACGAAAATTGATTATAGGTATTGATATTGTTGAGGTCAATGTGCCGGGAATCTGTGTGCACGAATACCTCCCTGATGAGCAACTACAAATATGAATAAAAGCCAATCGTACGACTTTTCACGTTTCGCGTCTTACGCAATACATGACTTCGCAGTCGTGCTTATCACACTGTTACTTCTCTTCGGTGGGACAAATCTCGCCTCAGCCCAAGCCGTCAACGAAGAGTTTCACGCATCAACAAATACGTTCCTCAGAAGGCTTGCATCAGCAAAACACCTGAGGCTGGGGGATAACTCTGTCAGTTCAATTTCGGGGACAAATGCCCTTAACAGCAATCCTGCCGGACTTAGTTTCATCAATAGTAACCGTCTCGTCACAAACATTTCACGATTTCCGCGCACTGTTGCCATCATCACAAAATTGAACGATCTTGAACGATACGAGGATCACAATCAATACGCGCTTCGCGCATCAGGACTTGAGGTTATAAACTACAGCAAGCCTTTGGATGCCGCAGGAGGCTTTGGGTTCGATTTCGCGGTCGGACATGAAGGACGATTCAGCCGCGTTAATCACCTTGGAAAAGCGACGAACAGTTTCCCTGAGACTGACTTTGCGGTTGGAGTCAGTTATGCAGTTAAACTGTTTCGAGGATTCGCTATCGGTGCTGATGCCAGATGGCTGCGATCTAAAGTACAGGATGCCGAGAACAATCGGCATATCGGACACGGTTACGCTTATAATTTAGGACTAATCCAGCAATTAGGCGAATCCCTGCGCATCGGTGCCGTGATTAGAAACTTGAGTAACGGATTATCATTCACTGATAACTCTATTCCCGATAGGATTCGCCGAGATGTCCTTCTGGGCGGGAGTTATCAATTCCATTATAGAAATGTAGATATCCAGATTGGTTTGGATCTGAACCCACCCTTTGAGGATGGTGTCCGAACCAACTTTGGTGGAACTGTCTGGTATCGTGATTTCATCGGTGGACGGATAGGTTATCTGCGTCACATCGAAAAACGATTCGGCTCGGTCCTCAGTCTCGAAACTGGGCAAGTTGAGTTCGAGGATAGACTCTGGAAGACTGAAGGACTGACATTGGGTCTTGGCCTGCAGATTAGCGGGATTTATATAAACGTAGCCTATACACCGCAGATTCGGCCGACGGGAAATGACGGGGAGCAGGTCCGCATCGAAAATGGTAAATCGGTGTATTCATTTTCAATTGAGCAGCGTTATTGAGGAAAAGTAAAGAAAGAGGCATCTAAGCGGTGACAAACGAGAGATACGACAGCACTAAGATGATGGATTAACCTCCACCAACCACGGATGCTCTGTCGTATTACGCCCCACGTTTCGCATATCACAACCACTATGTCAGACGAATACAAAACGATCGTTGGGATGGCGGAATCAAAGCTGGTTGTCAAGAAATCCCGCTTTTTTGGGCTTGTCACATCAGTTGATACGATACAGAGATCTAAAAGATTTCTGGCACTCGTCCAAGAGAAATATCCCAACGCCTCACACTACTGCTGCGCATACAGTATCGGATGGGGGCGCGAAAAGCGCGAATATGCTACTGATGCCGGTGAGCCGAGAAAGTCCGCAGGTCCCCCGATTTTAGCAGCGCTAACCGCGTCTCAACTCTCAAATGTTGTCTGCATCGTCGTCCGTTACTACGGCGGCATCAATCTTGGCGTCGGTGGACTTATTCGGGCTTATGGTCGATGTGCGAGGGAATGTTTAGCGAGCGCAAAAATTGAAACTCAGATTTTTTATAAGACACTACAGGTGAGGACACCTTATGAACAGATTGGTTCGGTCCTCAAACTGTGCAGCAGATTAGGAGGAAAGGTGATTAACGTCGAATATGATCAACATGCAACCGTACATCTGCAGATTCGTCAACGGGAAGTTGAAAACTTTCAAGAGAATCTGCGAGGAATCAACGCTGATATTGACGTGATTGATCCTGTAACTGTATAATCTATTGGTATTGAATCTTGAGTGTGTAGACATTAAGCAATACAGGAGGAATAATCTTGAACGAGGTAAAAAAATTCACAACTACACATGAATGGGTTGAAGTTGGAGAGAACGACGGGGTCGTTGGGATCACCGAGCGCATCCAACTAGAGTATGGTGATATTATCTTTGTTGAGCTGCCCACAGTTGGCGATGAATATGAACAGGATGAGCCGCTAGGCAGAGTAGAAGTGACTGATGGTAATACTTTTCCTATCCATGCACCAGCAACCGGAGAGATTAAAGAAATCAACACCACGCTGGATGAGGATCCGGATCTAATTAATCATTCGCCTGAGGGGGATGGCTGGATCTGTCGGATAAGCATCGAGAGTCCCAGGGAGCTTGATGTATTGATGGATGTCGATGCGTACACTGACTATGAGGAAGAAGAACTCGACGATGAATACATGGATGAGGAAGATTTTTACGACGAGGATGAGGCTTATTAACTGGAGTAATCTACCTCAAAAGTCTTTTGTTACACTCCCCCGCCTCAAATAGATCCCCTATTCTTCTTCTGCGATACAAAGGATCTCTATGTCATTAGTCAGATTGGACCAAGTCACAAAATCGTATGACCCTTACCTCATTCTGGACGAAGTCTCTTTGTCAATTGAACATGGCGATCGGATTGGATTGATTGGAAAGAACGGAACTGGTAAAACTACGCTCATAGAAATTGTTGCCGGTATAATCGAGGATTTCAAAGGGAACATTGGGTACGCGAAACGACTACAAATCGGGTATCTGAGCCAAGAGCCCAATTTGGAAGCCGATTGCTCACTCCGGCAAGAGATGTTCAAAGTCTTTCAGAAGCGGCGAGACCTCGAAGATGAGATGCTGCTGCTCAGTGAAGAGATGGTAGAAGATCCAAATCTGCTAGATAGATATGCCCGGTTGCAAGAACAGCACGAACGCATGGGTGGCTACGACTATGAGTATCAAACAAATCGAACACTGGGCGGATTAGGATTTCGTGACAGCGATTTTAATTTGAAGACTGGTGTCTTGAGCGGCGGACAGAAAAGTCGTGCCGCGCTCGCAAAATTGCTGCTCGAAGATCCCGATCTGTTGTTGCTGGACGAACCTACTAACCATCTGGACATCAAAGCGATTGAATGGTTGGAAAACTTCCTGAATACCGAATATCAAGGGGCAGTCATCATCGTCTCACATGATCGCTACTTTTTGGATCGCGTTGCCCGTAAGATTATCGAGTTACGAAACCACAAGCTCACGGAGTACCCCGGAAACTACACCAAATATCTCGAAATCAGACAAACTGAAAAAATAGCGCAGGAACGTGAATATAAAAAGCAAAAACGGTATATCGCTCATGAAGAGGACTTTATCCGTCGCAATATGGCTGGGCAACGCACACGGGAGGCACAAGGACGGCAAAAGTTGCTCGACCGTCTTGAACGCGTGGAGAAACCAGAGACCGATGAGAAAACAATCAAACTCCGTTTCACGCCGGATGTACGGGGTGGAAACGACATCTTGCAGTGTCAGGGTTTGGGAAAGCGATATGGCGATAAGCAGATCTTTGAGGACATGAATATGGAAATCTATCGTCAGGATGTTGTCGGTGTCATCGGTCCCAACGGCGTTGGAAAAACCACACTGTTCCGAATGATGCTCGGAAACGAACTGCCGACTTCAGGGAAGTTGAAGGTTGGGCACAATCTCCATTTTGGGTATTACGACCAAGAGCTTGTCGGGCTAAACCAAGACAACACAATTATTGATGAGATTTGGGCGTTGCGTCCGACACAAAAACAGGGCGAGATTCGCAGTTTTCTCGGACGGTTCCTGTTCTCTGATGATGAGGTCTTCAAATGGATTGGCGACCTCAGCGGCGGCGAACAGAGCCGCGTCATGCTCGCCAAGCTGCTCCTCGAAAATGCAAATGTGCTCCTACTTGATGAACCGACAAATCACCTAGACATACCGTCGCGTGAAGTCCTTGAGGAGGCATTGGCAGCATATCCGGCAACCATTTTTATGATCTCTCATGACCGTTATTTTCTGAACAGTCTCGTCAACAAACTGCTGATCTTTGAGAACGGAACGGCGAATCTATTTTTCGGAACTTACGCCGAGTATGAAGCCCACGTTCGAGAGCAAAAGCGGCAAGCGATGCAAGCAAAAGAGGAAGCCGAGAAGGCAAAAAAGGTAGAGCGGCAGGAAAAACAGCGGAGGGAGAGGTTGCGAGTTGCTTCAACTTCAAAGAAATCGAAAAAGAAACGGCGGGTGAAAGCACAGCGGGTGGCTGATGTGTGATAGGGGATTGTCACCATCAGATCTGTGTACTTCAATGAAGTTGAGTCAACAATTCCGCTGGTGTCCAGACAGGTATGGTTGCAGTCTTGAAGCCGTCTTTGTCGCGGGTCACAATCGCGTCAATTCCTGCAATGCTTCCGCTTGCTCTAGAGCCTGACGATCGACTGTACAAATCTCGAAGGCTTCCAAACAGGTGCGTACCGTCGTACGAGCAATTTCCAATCCAGCCAATCGACGCGCAATATAAAAAATATCGGTCATCGCGGAAGCCAAAATGTATCCGATAATTTGTCCCTCATCGTTGGCCCGCCAAACGGCTATAGCTTCTGTGACCCAAGGTTTACGTTTCAAAAGGACATCCAGCACGACGTTGATATCAAATAAAATGTGCATCAACCGTACTTCTCCATACGATGTTCGTCAAGCCACTGTTGAACTTCTACATCCGACGGTGCTGCTTGGTTTGTTGATAGGAGACCGAGAGCCTTTTCCAAGGTATTGCGTTTAGATCGAGATTTTTCTACTTCTTCTAGTACAAGTGTTTTTAGAACATCTTGCACGAGTGAGAAGCGGCTAGCAGGTGGCCAGTCGCGAACAATTTTGATGACTGCCTTGTAGTTGGTTGGTTCAACGGTTGGCATAATTCTTTCCCCTTCAGTCAGATATTAAGGTGGCCACTACTATACCATTTTGACGAACGAATCGTCAATAGCAAGATTCAACCGGAGCCTCTTCTAGGATAAGGAGACCATAGCTTTGACATCAGAATTGTCGTCTATCGACTTTCATAATGAAGCCCTCGTCATTGATTCTCACAACGATACGATTGTCGGGCATATCCGTCGGGGAAACGTCAGTATTGCGGATAAGGAGACCCCTGACCGCGTCCGGCACGATGGAACAATTGCATATATGCGTGGCCCTCTAGACCGGGTAGCTAGCCAGATGGATATCCAGATCAACCTGCCAAAGATGCGTCAAGGTGGGGTGGACGCTGCCTTTTTTGCCATTGATGTGACGCGAGCGTGGAAGAACCATCTTAGCTACGCCCTAGATGCCATCGGCTTTTTTAAGGCGGAGGTCGAGACGCACGCCGATGAAATCATCATCGCGGAGACAGCGGAAGATATTCGAGAGGCAAAAGCGGCGGGCAAACTTGCTGCAATTTTGGTCATTGAGAACAGTGACGGTGTGGAGCGGAGCCTGAACATCCTGAAAAGCCTCCACCACTTGGGTGTCCGATCTGTTGGGTTGACCCACGACCCAACCTCATGGGCGGCCGCTGGCAACGCCGAAACAGATAGCGGTGGTGGACTCACCCGATTTGGCGTCCAACTGGTGAAAGAGATGAATCGACTGGGGATGCTTGTCGATGTCTCCCACATCAGTGAACGCGGCTTTTGGGATGTGCTGGAAATTGCCGAACGCCCTGTAATCGCTTCCCACAGCAACTGTAAAGCACTCTGCGGTCATCCGCGCAACCTAACTGACGAACAGATTAAGCGCATTGCCGAAAACGGCGGGGTCATCGGTGCGACCTTTGTAACGTGGTTCATTGACGACGATGCACCCTCATTTTCCCGTTATATCGATCATATCGATCACATCGTCAATCTGGTCGGAGATGACCACGTTGGTATCGGATCTGATTTCGATGGTGGCGGCGAACAACTCAGGGATGCGACAGAGTTTCCGAAAATTACCGAAGCGTTGTTGGAGCGAGGTTATTCGACGGCATCAATCAGGAAGATTCTAGGCGAAAATCATCTGCGGGCGTTCGCAGAGGCGTGTCCCGGATAAATATTGCTCCCCTACAACTCTCCACGCAGCAACAGACGATCCGTCATTGGCTCACCCTTACCGTTAAGCGTGCCGGTCGGCATATAGTGAATAACCATCGCCCGGCGCCTGCGCTGTGACCGATTCGGATTGGTCTGGTGCAGCATCAGACAATGATGCACCATTGCGTATCCCGCTTTGAGCGGTATAGGTGCCGCACGATTTTCATCCACGTCTGCCTGCAGCAACGCAGGAAGTTTCCCCTTCTCTGATACGGCGCGGTCATGATCTGGCGCGCTTTCCAAATGGCTGCCGGGGACGACGTTCATACACCCATTCTCTTCATCGGCATCGTCGAGTGCCATCCAGATACTCACGAGGTTCGCCGGCGTACAACGCCAATAGCCGTTGTCCTGATGCCACGGCACTTCGCCACCGTGGCGGGCAGGCTTATAGAGGGCTTGATCATGGAACAACTGGATATTAGGACCAATCAAGCTCTCGGCGATGTCCAATAGTGGCTCGTGATAGAGCAGTTGACGGTACATCTCATCATAGCGCCACATCTCCATGATCTGTAGCATCTCCTCCGAACGGTCTGCGGTTTCGTCCTGCTCCGCCTCACCGACGACGGCGAGGTTGCGCAACCCCTCACCGCTTGTCCCACGTTTTTTCGCAAACAGCGCATCATAATGCTCGCGCAGCAAATCGAGGTGATTTTCTGCGATGAGGCGATGTGGAATTTTGAGATACCCTTTCTCTTGAAACTGTTCAACCTGTTGTGGCGTGAGTTTCATAGGATTCTCCTTTGATATTTCAATTTCGCTTTACTCGTACTCGCATTTGATGGTATACTTCGCATACAATAAGGTTTTGATTTCTGACGAGGTCGCTATGAAAACACTAGATGATTACGTCAAAGAATTAAAAACTGAAGATCTCATCGAATCCGCGCATACAGCCAAAGTGCAAAGCCACGTGCTGCTAGAGGATCAAGGGATTTCTACGCTTGCCCTTGGCAGTACTGAAACTGCTGTGTCCTCTGCTTCAGGTCGTGCTACTGCTGACGAGAAATAATCGTCTCATCTATGAACACTACTTCAACATAGTTCTCCTTCTGAATCCTACAGTTTAACTGGCTCCCCAATCTCTGCTGACCGCTTCACCGCACGGCAAATCGCCACCGCTTTCATACCCGCTTCACCACTTGCCCGTGGTTCGCTCCCCGTTTGAATGCACTCGATAAAATGCTCAATCTCTGCACGAAAAGAATCAAAATCCGGGTAGTTTTCCTCCTGCAAAGTCTCCGGATCATTTCGGAAGGAATAATGCAAAGTGTCCACGCGGTCGAATCCGCCTGTCACTTCAGCGACGCCGTTTTCGTTAGCGACGTAGAAATCCTCAAAACTGAACCCTCCCATCGAAACCATGCCGGCATTAACAACCCCAATCGCGCCGCTTTTGAAGCGCAGCGTGAACATCGCACAGTCAATCTGTGGCTTCCGATGTGGTGCAAAGAAGGTCCCGCCCTCGGCGTAAACTCGTTCGACATCTCCCATCAAAAAGCCGAGAATGTCTGCGGCGTGCACAGCGTTTTCGAGGATAGGTCCACCGCCGTCGTCCTCTGCCCAGAACCAATCTTTATTCGACATCCCCGGATGCGGATACCGGTGAACCATGTACTGAATCGGTCCAAATTCACCTTCCGTCAGTTCCTTCAAACGTAGGAGTGGTGGGATAAATCGTTTCTTATGCCCAATCTGCAAAACGACACCCGCGGACTTGCACACATCGATCATCGCCTGACAGTCCGAAACCGTGCTTGCCATCGGCTTCTCGCACAGTACGTGGATGCCACGCTCGGCCGCTGCGCGTGTTAAAGCGAGATGAATTTTCGGGGGTGTACAAATGCTGATTGCCGTCAGATCCTCCGTATCCAGCATCGCCTCCGCAGAGGTATATCCTTGGACACTGTACTGTGACGCGAAATCGTCTGCAATTTGTGGGACGATGTCACATACGCTGACCAACTCGGCGTCAGGATTACCCGCCCACCGATCAACATGGGCGCGACCAACGCCCGCTAACCCAATCACTGCAACTTTCATACGGTACTCCTCTAAGTTGCCATTTTTGCTTTAGCCTGCGTAATCTTTGACCTACTCCCAACCCTCAAGGATTGGGATTCTCGCATTGCTTTGAGAATATCCGTCTCCCGTATAGACACACNNNNNNNNNNNNNNNNNNNNNNNNNNNNNNNNNNNNNNNNNNNNNNNNNNNNNNNNNNNNNNNNNNNNNNNNNNNNNNNNNNNNNNNNNNNNNNNNNNNNNNNNNNNNNNNNNNNNNNNNNNNNNNNNNNNNNNNNNNNNNNNNNNNNNNNNNNNNNNNNNNNNNNNNNNNNNNNNNNNNNNNNNNNNNNNNNNNNNNNNNNNNNNNNNNNNNNNNNNNNNNNNNNNNNNNNNNNNNNNNNNNNNNNNNNNNNNNNNNNNNNNNNNNNNNNNNNNNNNNNNNNNNNNNNNNNNNNNNNNNNNNNNNNNNNNACGCAAAACCGTGCTAAAGCAATCTGTATCCAAAGCACAAATGCTTGGGCTTTAGACCTAAAGGATTTTTTGGTAAGTATTGAGACGGTTTTTCTTACGGATTATGGGTTATTTTTTATTAGCCCCGCTGGAACATAGATGGCAGCTTGCATTATTCCATTGAAAGATAATAGATACCCCCGTAGTTTAGCAGAGAGAAATTGCAGAGTCAAGATAAAGAAAAAGATAAAACTTGACAACGGGTAGTGAATCTCATACACTAAAGTCCAGCGGCCATTCTGAGTTGTTCGTGGGAGGAGGCATCTACATTGATCTGTCCCAAATGCGGCGGTAAAGTACAAACGCTCAAAAACGAGTCTGCATTTTGCCTAGATTGCGAGTGGGATAATCTTGAGCAAATCCCCCAATCGGGACAACGAGCCGATTGCAGGCATCTATGGGTTTTGCAGGTAAACCAAGCCGATGGA
This portion of the Candidatus Poribacteria bacterium genome encodes:
- a CDS encoding Gfo/Idh/MocA family oxidoreductase; this translates as MKVAVIGLAGVGRAHVDRWAGNPDAELVSVCDIVPQIADDFASQYSVQGYTSAEAMLDTEDLTAISICTPPKIHLALTRAAAERGIHVLCEKPMASTVSDCQAMIDVCKSAGVVLQIGHKKRFIPPLLRLKELTEGEFGPIQYMVHRYPHPGMSNKDWFWAEDDGGGPILENAVHAADILGFLMGDVERVYAEGGTFFAPHRKPQIDCAMFTLRFKSGAIGVVNAGMVSMGGFSFEDFYVANENGVAEVTGGFDRVDTLHYSFRNDPETLQEENYPDFDSFRAEIEHFIECIQTGSEPRASGEAGMKAVAICRAVKRSAEIGEPVKL
- a CDS encoding phytanoyl-CoA dioxygenase family protein, with translation MKLTPQQVEQFQEKGYLKIPHRLIAENHLDLLREHYDALFAKKRGTSGEGLRNLAVVGEAEQDETADRSEEMLQIMEMWRYDEMYRQLLYHEPLLDIAESLIGPNIQLFHDQALYKPARHGGEVPWHQDNGYWRCTPANLVSIWMALDDADEENGCMNVVPGSHLESAPDHDRAVSEKGKLPALLQADVDENRAAPIPLKAGYAMVHHCLMLHQTNPNRSQRRRRAMVIHYMPTGTLNGKGEPMTDRLLLRGEL